The Tursiops truncatus isolate mTurTru1 chromosome 6, mTurTru1.mat.Y, whole genome shotgun sequence genome includes a window with the following:
- the ESCO2 gene encoding N-acetyltransferase ESCO2 isoform X1, with amino-acid sequence MSTLTPRKRKQHSLNCDNLLSEIPSKKLISDFTENIFPSPNKKHICQSSDKNEGKIHCSQQGHFISSPLKTTKTRLPSANQGSPFKSAVSTISFYNKDKWYLNPLERKLIKESRSICLKTNNEDRSYPSVTGKMQGKPACSKTMNKKPQKCLTAKCQPGYKCIKPVSKNPKNSKQNRVAYKPIVEKENNCYSAENNLNAPRVLSQKVKPQVTLQGGAAFFVRKKPSLRKLSLEDKPLLGLTQKNKSEVIEESDVETVNERSFETRQVPKCLLVEKELNTELLSERSKNEEKLIKDASDRVISSRECKTDENKSFSSEESFSENKAVSPETLVYPIFTVSSVNTKRSLVEEQSSVGSVTSTNFLKQINIQKNTNTRDANKETKDQLVIDAGQKHFGATMCKSCGMIYTASNPEDELQHVQHHHRFLEGIKYAGWKKERVVAEFWDGKIVLVLSHDPSYAIRKVEDVQELVDYELGFQQVVPRCPNRTKTFLFISDEKKVVGCLIAEPIKQAFRVLSEPTGPESPSSKECHRAWQCSDVPEPAICGISRIWVFRLKRRKRIARRLVDTLRNCFMFGCFLSTNEIAFSDPTPDVNLLLVIDV; translated from the exons ATGTCAACTTTAACTCCAAGGAAAAGGAAGCAGCATTCTTTGAACTGTGATAA CCTATTATCAGAAATTCCATCAAAGAAATTAATTTCGGActttactgaaaatatatttccatcACCTAATAAAAAGCACATTTGCCAAAGCAgtgataaaaatgaaggaaagattCATTGCTCTCAACAAGGCCATTTCATTTCAAGTCCACTCAAAACGACTAAAACTAGATTGCCATCTGCAAATCAAGGTTCACCATTTAAATCTGCTGTGTCTACCATATCCTTTTACAACAAAGATAAGTGGTACCTCAATCCACTGGAGAGAAAGCTGATAAAAGAGAGTAGATCTATTTGTCTAAAAACTAATAATGAAGATAGATCGTATCCCAGTGTGACAGGAAAAATGCAGGGAAAACCAGCCTGCTCCAAGACGATGAACAAAAAACCACAGAAGTGTTTAACTGCTAAGTGTCAACCAGGATATAAGTGCATCAAGCCTGTGTCAAAGAATCCTAAAAATTCCAAGCAAAATCGAGTGGCCTATAAGCCAATTGTGGAGAAAGAGAATAATTGTTACTCAGCTGAAAATAATCTGAATGCTCCTCGAGTTCTAAGCCAAAAGGTCAAACCGCAAGTTACCCTCCAGGGAGGAGCGGCTTTTTTTGTTAGGAAAAAACCCTCTCTGAGAAAATTGTCCCTGGAAGATAAGCCATTACTGGGACTCACCCAAAAGAATAAATCAGAAGTTATTGAAGAGTCTGATGTGGAAACTGTCAATGAAAGAAGTTTTGAGACAAGGCAAGTGCCAAAGTGTTTGTTAGTAGAAAAAGAACTGAACACTGAgctgctgagtgaaagaagcaaaaatgaagagaaattaataaag GATGCATCAGATAGAGTCATTTCTTCAAGGGAATGTAAAACCGATGAAAATAAGAGTTTTTCTTCAGAGGAGTCTTTCAGTGAGAACAAGGCAG TTTCTCCTGAGACCCTTGTCTATCCCATCTTCACCGTGTCTTCAGTCAACACAAAAAG ATCTCTAGTTGAAGAACAGTCTTCTGTGGGATCCGTCACGTCTACTAACTTCTTGAAacaaatcaatatacagaaaaatactaATACCAGAGAtgcaaataaagaaacaaaagaccagCTCGTCATT GACGCTGGTCAGAAACATTTTGGAGCCACCATGTGTAAGTCTTGTGGCATGATCTACACTGCTTCCAACCCCGAGGATGAACTGCAGCATGTTCAGCATCACCACAGATTTCTGGAGGGAATCAAATATGCA gGCTGGAAAAAAGAACGTGTTGTAGCAGAATTTTGGGATGGGAAAATTGTGTTGGTCCTGTCACATGATCCGAGTTATGCTATCAGAAAG GTCGAAGATGTCCAAGAACTTGTCGATTATGAATTGGGCTTCCAGCAAGTTGTTCCCAGATGTCCAAACAGAACCaaaacttttctctttatttctgatgAAAAGAAAGTAGTTGGGTGTTTAATTGCAGAACCCATCAAACAG GCCTTCCGTGTCCTGTCTGAACCAACTGGTCCAGAATCCCCAAGCTCTAAAGAATGTCATAGGGCTTGGCAATGTTCAGATGTACCAGAACCTGCAATCTGTGGGATAAGTAGAATTTGGGTCTTCAGATTGAAGAGAAGAAAGCGCATTGCAAGACGACTGGTAGATACTCTAag
- the ESCO2 gene encoding N-acetyltransferase ESCO2 isoform X2 — translation MSTLTPRKRKQHSLNCDNLLSEIPSKKLISDFTENIFPSPNKKHICQSSDKNEGKIHCSQQGHFISSPLKTTKTRLPSANQGSPFKSAVSTISFYNKDKWYLNPLERKLIKESRSICLKTNNEDRSYPSVTGKMQGKPACSKTMNKKPQKCLTAKCQPGYKCIKPVSKNPKNSKQNRVAYKPIVEKENNCYSAENNLNAPRVLSQKVKPQVTLQGGAAFFVRKKPSLRKLSLEDKPLLGLTQKNKSEVIEESDVETVNERSFETRQVPKCLLVEKELNTELLSERSKNEEKLIKDASDRVISSRECKTDENKSFSSEESFSENKAVSPETLVYPIFTVSSVNTKRSLVEEQSSVGSVTSTNFLKQINIQKNTNTRDANKETKDQLVIDAGQKHFGATMCKSCGMIYTASNPEDELQHVQHHHRFLEGIKYAGWKKERVVAEFWDGKIVLVLSHDPSYAIRKVEDVQELVDYELGFQQVVPRCPNRTKTFLFISDEKKVVGCLIAEPIKQAFRVLSEPTGPESPSSKECHRAWQCSDVPEPAICGISRIWVFRLKRRKRIARRLVDTLRNCFMFGCFLSTNEIAFSDPTPDGKLFATKYCNTPNFLVYNFNT, via the exons ATGTCAACTTTAACTCCAAGGAAAAGGAAGCAGCATTCTTTGAACTGTGATAA CCTATTATCAGAAATTCCATCAAAGAAATTAATTTCGGActttactgaaaatatatttccatcACCTAATAAAAAGCACATTTGCCAAAGCAgtgataaaaatgaaggaaagattCATTGCTCTCAACAAGGCCATTTCATTTCAAGTCCACTCAAAACGACTAAAACTAGATTGCCATCTGCAAATCAAGGTTCACCATTTAAATCTGCTGTGTCTACCATATCCTTTTACAACAAAGATAAGTGGTACCTCAATCCACTGGAGAGAAAGCTGATAAAAGAGAGTAGATCTATTTGTCTAAAAACTAATAATGAAGATAGATCGTATCCCAGTGTGACAGGAAAAATGCAGGGAAAACCAGCCTGCTCCAAGACGATGAACAAAAAACCACAGAAGTGTTTAACTGCTAAGTGTCAACCAGGATATAAGTGCATCAAGCCTGTGTCAAAGAATCCTAAAAATTCCAAGCAAAATCGAGTGGCCTATAAGCCAATTGTGGAGAAAGAGAATAATTGTTACTCAGCTGAAAATAATCTGAATGCTCCTCGAGTTCTAAGCCAAAAGGTCAAACCGCAAGTTACCCTCCAGGGAGGAGCGGCTTTTTTTGTTAGGAAAAAACCCTCTCTGAGAAAATTGTCCCTGGAAGATAAGCCATTACTGGGACTCACCCAAAAGAATAAATCAGAAGTTATTGAAGAGTCTGATGTGGAAACTGTCAATGAAAGAAGTTTTGAGACAAGGCAAGTGCCAAAGTGTTTGTTAGTAGAAAAAGAACTGAACACTGAgctgctgagtgaaagaagcaaaaatgaagagaaattaataaag GATGCATCAGATAGAGTCATTTCTTCAAGGGAATGTAAAACCGATGAAAATAAGAGTTTTTCTTCAGAGGAGTCTTTCAGTGAGAACAAGGCAG TTTCTCCTGAGACCCTTGTCTATCCCATCTTCACCGTGTCTTCAGTCAACACAAAAAG ATCTCTAGTTGAAGAACAGTCTTCTGTGGGATCCGTCACGTCTACTAACTTCTTGAAacaaatcaatatacagaaaaatactaATACCAGAGAtgcaaataaagaaacaaaagaccagCTCGTCATT GACGCTGGTCAGAAACATTTTGGAGCCACCATGTGTAAGTCTTGTGGCATGATCTACACTGCTTCCAACCCCGAGGATGAACTGCAGCATGTTCAGCATCACCACAGATTTCTGGAGGGAATCAAATATGCA gGCTGGAAAAAAGAACGTGTTGTAGCAGAATTTTGGGATGGGAAAATTGTGTTGGTCCTGTCACATGATCCGAGTTATGCTATCAGAAAG GTCGAAGATGTCCAAGAACTTGTCGATTATGAATTGGGCTTCCAGCAAGTTGTTCCCAGATGTCCAAACAGAACCaaaacttttctctttatttctgatgAAAAGAAAGTAGTTGGGTGTTTAATTGCAGAACCCATCAAACAG GCCTTCCGTGTCCTGTCTGAACCAACTGGTCCAGAATCCCCAAGCTCTAAAGAATGTCATAGGGCTTGGCAATGTTCAGATGTACCAGAACCTGCAATCTGTGGGATAAGTAGAATTTGGGTCTTCAGATTGAAGAGAAGAAAGCGCATTGCAAGACGACTGGTAGATACTCTAag